CTAAAGGTGAGTATCAATCTGGACATATTGATGGTGCACAACATTATCCTTTAGGTCAAGAACATGAAATTCTTAACCATTTTTCAAAAGAAGATCATATAATTCTTATTTGTAAAACTGGCCATCGCAGTCAAGCAGCAGCAAATGAATTATTTAAACTTGGATTTATTCATGTATCCCATCTAAAAGGTGGAATGGACA
This sequence is a window from Sulfoacidibacillus ferrooxidans. Protein-coding genes within it:
- a CDS encoding rhodanese-like domain-containing protein; the encoded protein is MNLLNLFRHPNQLIDLTPQEVQNKSVHGASYIIDVRSKGEYQSGHIDGAQHYPLGQEHEILNHFSKEDHIILICKTGHRSQAAANELFKLGFIHVSHLKGGMDKWKREEKPVRKE